In Deltaproteobacteria bacterium GWC2_55_46, a single window of DNA contains:
- a CDS encoding glycerol-3-phosphate dehydrogenase — translation MMEDLTVLGAGSWGTTLALLLARKGKNVRLWARSAEVCESISSRRVNETYLPGVRLPDNLMPLGSLEEALADSRFIVSVIPSHGVRDVFSAAKKFISEGSQVVSATKGIEEGSMLTPSGVLSEVCAGLDVSISVISGPSFASEVSAMLPAAVCAASSSAEPAIKVQNEFSTSYFRVYTNSDVTGVELGGALKNVIAIASGISDGLGLGHNARAALITRGLAEMARLGSRMGAMPATFAGLSGLGDLVLTCTGPLSRNYSVGVSLGKGMTLAEIIGGMKSVAEGVKTCRGARELAGRHGVEMPITEAVFSILYEGKQPREAVLELMNRDLKGE, via the coding sequence CTGATGGAGGATCTGACCGTACTCGGCGCTGGCAGCTGGGGCACGACACTCGCGTTGCTGCTCGCCCGTAAGGGCAAAAACGTCAGGCTCTGGGCGAGGTCGGCGGAGGTCTGCGAGTCGATATCCTCCCGCCGCGTAAACGAGACTTACCTGCCCGGGGTGAGGCTGCCGGATAATCTAATGCCCCTTGGAAGCCTTGAGGAGGCCCTCGCCGATTCGCGTTTCATTGTGAGCGTCATACCCTCTCACGGGGTTAGGGATGTTTTCAGCGCAGCTAAAAAATTTATCAGTGAAGGCTCTCAGGTCGTCAGCGCCACAAAAGGGATAGAGGAAGGGAGCATGCTGACCCCGAGCGGGGTGCTCTCAGAGGTCTGCGCAGGCCTGGACGTCTCCATCTCCGTCATCTCAGGACCGTCCTTCGCAAGCGAAGTGAGCGCGATGCTCCCGGCAGCGGTATGCGCCGCGTCATCTTCGGCCGAGCCGGCCATCAAGGTGCAAAATGAATTCTCCACGAGTTATTTCAGGGTCTATACCAATAGCGACGTAACAGGGGTAGAGCTTGGAGGGGCGCTCAAGAACGTGATCGCCATAGCCTCTGGCATATCTGACGGCCTTGGGCTTGGCCACAACGCCAGGGCCGCGCTTATAACGAGGGGTCTGGCAGAGATGGCGAGGCTGGGCAGCCGGATGGGCGCCATGCCTGCTACCTTCGCGGGCCTCTCCGGGCTCGGGGACCTTGTGCTCACCTGCACCGGCCCCTTGAGCCGTAACTACTCGGTCGGGGTCTCGCTTGGCAAGGGCATGACGCTGGCAGAGATCATCGGGGGGATGAAGTCGGTTGCCGAGGGGGTGAAGACCTGCCGGGGCGCAAGAGAGCTGGCAGGCCGGCATGGCGTTGAAATGCCCATCACAGAGGCTGTATTCTCTATCCTCTACGAAGGCAAGCAACCGAGGGAGGCGGTATTGGAGCTTATGAACCGTGACCTCAAGGGCGAGTAG